A part of Daphnia pulex isolate KAP4 chromosome 6, ASM2113471v1 genomic DNA contains:
- the LOC124196521 gene encoding tetratricopeptide repeat protein 9A-like has protein sequence MNKDLGLISSASPDSSPNISERAENKLCLANSLKLEGNTFFKQGNLKEAIRHYHRALLYIKGVESDGSNMLQNLSAAFTETMKTKNLEEKMDPNIIERNTQLKIDCYNNLAACLLKTEHPDFDKIVFYCDEVIKLTSCNPKTHFRMAQALFKLGDYNRALESCQKSLENQLQQDSQVISLKTSCLAHLAKQTSQEKVLYSKMLGLKMNKQEF, from the exons ATGAATAAAGATTTGGGATTAATAAGTTCTGCATCGCCAGATTCATCCCCCAATATAAGTGAAAGAGCTGAGAACAAACTATGTTTAGCAAACTCATTAAAACTGGAAGGCAACACTTTTTTTAAGCAAGGCAATCTAAAGGAAGCTATTCGCCACTACCACAG AGCATTATTATACATCAAAGGTGTAGAAAGTGATGGATCTAATATGTTACAAAATTTAAGTGCTGCGTTCACAGAAacaatgaaaaccaaaaatttggaagaaaaaatggatccTAACATCATTGAAAGGAACACACAACTGAAAATTGATTGCTACAATAATTTGGCAG CGTGTTTGCTGAAAACTGAACATCctgattttgataaaattgtgttttattgCGATGAAGTCATAAAATTAACTTCATGTAATCCTAAGACTCATTTTAGAATGGCGCAAGCCCTTTTTAAACTTGGCGATTATAATCGAGCATTAGAGTCCTGCCAAAAGTCGCTAGAAAACCAACTTCAACAAG ATTCCCAAGTTATCAGTTTAAAAACAAGCTGTCTTGCACACCTTGCCAAGCAAACTTCACAGGAGAAAGTTTTGTATAGTAAAATGTTAGgattgaaaatgaacaaacaagaattttaa
- the LOC124196519 gene encoding uncharacterized protein LOC124196519, whose translation MENMMEDESGTVDVLAMGDSMSIDYGVLIAINSTSSSNCTIRFKNGCSPREKLHFRFWPGQISPSQTSQGLMALTVMLILLCLVITYCCWGTCCKLIQKRRSRNRSRSQASFDSSISCASDPRLMMMWSPHHHHETCAHHPDSSRACDQQRNHFLVKPRLLRSEILPPPYDALFGQENTCAPPTYSSLALNQSMYSASLRSENHGPIVSTSGPFVSVTVEREADISGAAEDIQQGGRVLRCQSVPAFVDSSPNSHFAIHFRSENPESETFEQHLEDN comes from the exons ATGGAAAATATGATGGAAGACGAATCTGGAACTGTAGACGTATTGGCCATGGGTGATTCCATGTCAATCGATTACGGAGTTCTCATAGCGATAAACTCAACCAGCAGCAGTAATTGTACCATTCGATTTAAAAATGGATGCAGCCCACGTGAAAAACTACATTTTCGCTTCTGGCCAG GTCAAATCAGCCCTTCACAGACATCCCAAGGACTAATGGCTCTGACTGTGATGCTGATACTCCTTTGCTTAGTAATAACTTACTGCTGCTGGGGTACTTGCTGCAAATTGATTCAGAAGCGAAGATCGAGGAATAGAAGTAGGAGTCAAGCGTCATTTGATTCAAGCATCTCGTGTGCATCCGATCCAAGATTAATGATGATGTGGTCTCCGCATCATCACCATGAAACGTGCGCGCATCATCCTGACTCAAGTCGCGCCTGTGACCAACAACGCAATCACTTCTTAGTCAAACCCAGACTCTTGAGATCAGAAATTCTTCCACCACCTTATGATGCGCTTTTTGGCCAAGAAAACACCTGTGCTCCACCTACGTACAGCTCACTGGCATTGAATCAGTCCATGTATTCAGCAAGTTTGCGTTCTGAAAACCATGGACCGATTGTTTCAACCAGCGGTCCATTCGTCTCTGTAACGGTAGAGCGGGAGGCAGACATTTCAGGTGCGGCAGAAGACATTCAACAGGGCGGTCGGGTTCTTAGATGTCAAAGCGTACCTGCCTTCGTTGACAGTTCTCCAAATAGCCATTTCGCAATTCACTTCAGATCTGAAAATCCGGAATCAGAGACATTTGAACAGCATCTAGAGGACAACTAA
- the LOC124196520 gene encoding RRP15-like protein isoform X1 yields the protein MDFSNADEDLRSDEEHDDLNSGLEASLSDDGDSYTKGSSDSDSEANENVDGNQEDQNVVYGNFGWADAMSKVLKSSKPKAKKSIILSKAKKDADILKIISAQEISSVSFEIDEVKKEKIVEDPDVVRRNAHLEKMLRRQRRKEWDLVGRVLPSITDDRERERVLSKIATRGVVQLFNSVKIQQKTIQDKLREAGPLERKREKALKSLNKADFLELLKGGKHGKGEVKTEHSTNIKQEEATWSVLRDDFMPEVTMRDWDKQNSSDSEEDA from the exons atggaCTTTTCTAATG CAGATGAAGATCTACGATCCGACGAAGAACATGATGACTTAAATAGCGGACTAGAAGCAAGTCTCTCGGACGATGGTGATTCATACACAAAAGGGAGTAGTGATTCTGATTCGGAGGcgaatgaaaatgttgatggAAATCAAGAAGATCAGAATGTTGTATATGGAAATTTTGGTTGGGCTGATGCTATGTCTAAAGTACTCAAATCATCTAAACCGAAAGCCAAAAAGTCTATTATTCTgtcaaaagcaaaaaaagatgCAGACATATTGAAGATCATCTCAGCTCAAGAAATTAGTAGTGTATCGTTTGAGATTGATGaggtgaagaaagaaaaaattgttgaagaTCCAGATGTTGTTAGAAGAAATGCACACTTGGAAAAAATGTTAAGACGacaacgaagaaaagaatgggATCTTGTTGGAAGAGTTCTACCTTCAATAACTGATGACCGAGAAAGGGAAAGagttctttcaaaaatagccACCAG GGGTGTTGTGCAGTTGTTCAATTCTGTGAAAATTCAACAGAAAACAATTCAAGACAAATTAAGAGAAGCTGGTCCATTAGAGCggaaacgagaaaaagccTTAAAATCTCTAAATAAAGCTGATTTCCTCGAACTGTTAAAAGGTGGAAAACATGGAAAAGGAGAG GTAAAGACGGAACACTCAACCAACATCAAACAGGAAGAGGCAACGTGGAGTGTTCTACGTGATGATTTCATGCCTGAAGTGACAATGCGAGATTGGGACAAACAAAACAGTAGCGATTCAGAAGAAGATGCATAA
- the LOC124196520 gene encoding RRP15-like protein isoform X2 encodes MDFSNDEDLRSDEEHDDLNSGLEASLSDDGDSYTKGSSDSDSEANENVDGNQEDQNVVYGNFGWADAMSKVLKSSKPKAKKSIILSKAKKDADILKIISAQEISSVSFEIDEVKKEKIVEDPDVVRRNAHLEKMLRRQRRKEWDLVGRVLPSITDDRERERVLSKIATRGVVQLFNSVKIQQKTIQDKLREAGPLERKREKALKSLNKADFLELLKGGKHGKGEVKTEHSTNIKQEEATWSVLRDDFMPEVTMRDWDKQNSSDSEEDA; translated from the exons atggaCTTTTCTAATG ATGAAGATCTACGATCCGACGAAGAACATGATGACTTAAATAGCGGACTAGAAGCAAGTCTCTCGGACGATGGTGATTCATACACAAAAGGGAGTAGTGATTCTGATTCGGAGGcgaatgaaaatgttgatggAAATCAAGAAGATCAGAATGTTGTATATGGAAATTTTGGTTGGGCTGATGCTATGTCTAAAGTACTCAAATCATCTAAACCGAAAGCCAAAAAGTCTATTATTCTgtcaaaagcaaaaaaagatgCAGACATATTGAAGATCATCTCAGCTCAAGAAATTAGTAGTGTATCGTTTGAGATTGATGaggtgaagaaagaaaaaattgttgaagaTCCAGATGTTGTTAGAAGAAATGCACACTTGGAAAAAATGTTAAGACGacaacgaagaaaagaatgggATCTTGTTGGAAGAGTTCTACCTTCAATAACTGATGACCGAGAAAGGGAAAGagttctttcaaaaatagccACCAG GGGTGTTGTGCAGTTGTTCAATTCTGTGAAAATTCAACAGAAAACAATTCAAGACAAATTAAGAGAAGCTGGTCCATTAGAGCggaaacgagaaaaagccTTAAAATCTCTAAATAAAGCTGATTTCCTCGAACTGTTAAAAGGTGGAAAACATGGAAAAGGAGAG GTAAAGACGGAACACTCAACCAACATCAAACAGGAAGAGGCAACGTGGAGTGTTCTACGTGATGATTTCATGCCTGAAGTGACAATGCGAGATTGGGACAAACAAAACAGTAGCGATTCAGAAGAAGATGCATAA